The Desulfuromonas versatilis genome has a segment encoding these proteins:
- a CDS encoding SulP family inorganic anion transporter, with amino-acid sequence MVAFLVNKSANLKDDVLSGLTVALALVPEAVAFAFVAGVEPLVGLYAAFMVGLITATVGGRPGMISGATGALAVVMVTLVAQHGIEYLFAAVVLMGLLQVGAGLLRLGKFVRLIPHPVMLGFVNGLAIVIFLAQLGQFKQAGPDGALHWLSGGQLGIMLGLVALTMAIIVLLPKLTRAVPAALAAIVAVTALVHGLGIDTRSVADMASVGGGLPRFHFPEVPLTLETLRIILPYSAILAAIGLIESLMTMTLIDEITETRGRGNRECIGQGVANLVTGMFGGMGGCAMIGQSIINVNSGGRGRASGIAAALFLLMFILFGSGLIEMIPLAALVGVMFMVVIGTFAWSSLQILHRIPRSDAFVLVLVSAVTVATDLAVAVGVGVVVSALGFAWDNARRISARSSLSSEGTRVYELSGPLFFASVQSFHGQFSPQDDPEEVIVDFRHSRVCDHSGLDAINSLTERYLALGKRLRLRHLSAECRSLLKTAGGLVEVDVIEDPKYHVATDSLA; translated from the coding sequence ATGGTTGCGTTTCTCGTCAACAAATCCGCCAATCTCAAGGACGATGTCCTCTCCGGGCTGACCGTGGCCCTGGCCCTGGTACCCGAGGCCGTCGCCTTCGCCTTCGTCGCGGGGGTCGAGCCGCTGGTCGGGCTGTATGCCGCGTTCATGGTTGGCCTGATCACCGCCACCGTCGGCGGCCGACCGGGCATGATCTCAGGGGCCACCGGGGCCCTGGCCGTGGTGATGGTCACCCTGGTGGCACAGCACGGCATCGAGTACCTGTTTGCCGCGGTGGTGCTGATGGGGCTGCTGCAGGTCGGCGCCGGCCTGCTGCGCCTGGGCAAGTTCGTGCGGCTCATTCCCCATCCGGTGATGCTCGGTTTCGTCAACGGGTTGGCGATCGTGATCTTTCTGGCCCAACTCGGCCAGTTCAAGCAGGCCGGCCCCGACGGGGCCCTGCATTGGCTTTCGGGGGGGCAGCTCGGGATCATGCTCGGGCTGGTGGCGCTGACCATGGCCATTATCGTCCTGCTGCCGAAACTGACCCGCGCGGTGCCGGCGGCCCTGGCGGCGATCGTGGCAGTGACGGCGCTGGTGCACGGCCTGGGCATCGATACCCGCTCGGTGGCCGACATGGCTTCGGTGGGCGGGGGGCTGCCCCGCTTTCACTTTCCGGAGGTCCCCCTGACCCTGGAGACGCTGAGGATTATCCTCCCCTATTCGGCGATCCTGGCGGCGATCGGCCTGATCGAATCGCTGATGACCATGACCCTGATCGACGAGATCACCGAGACGCGGGGCCGTGGCAACCGCGAATGCATCGGCCAGGGGGTCGCCAACCTGGTGACCGGGATGTTCGGCGGCATGGGCGGCTGCGCGATGATCGGCCAGAGCATCATCAACGTCAACTCCGGCGGTCGCGGGCGGGCCTCGGGGATCGCCGCGGCCCTGTTCCTGCTGATGTTCATCCTGTTCGGATCGGGCCTGATCGAGATGATTCCCCTGGCGGCCCTGGTTGGGGTGATGTTCATGGTGGTGATCGGCACCTTCGCCTGGTCGAGCCTGCAGATCCTGCACCGCATCCCGCGCAGCGACGCCTTTGTGCTGGTGCTGGTCTCGGCCGTCACCGTGGCCACCGATCTGGCGGTGGCGGTCGGCGTCGGGGTGGTGGTTTCGGCGTTGGGTTTCGCCTGGGACAATGCCCGGCGCATTAGCGCCCGCAGTTCGCTCAGCAGCGAGGGCACCCGGGTCTACGAACTGAGCGGCCCGCTATTCTTCGCCTCGGTACAGAGCTTTCACGGGCAGTTCAGCCCCCAGGATGACCCCGAGGAGGTGATCGTCGATTTTCGTCACAGCCGGGTCTGCGATCATTCGGGACTCGACGCCATCAACAGCCTGACCGAGCGCTATCTGGCCCTGGGCAAGCGCCTGCGCCTGCGCCACCTCTCCGCGGAATGCCGCAGCCTGCTGAAAACCGCAGGCGGCCTGGTGGAAGTCGACGTGATCGAGGACCCCAAATACCACGTGGCCACCGACTCCCTGGCCTGA
- a CDS encoding sensor domain-containing diguanylate cyclase has translation MEYSVDFFKNLLDQMHDGVYFVDLGQRIIYWNQAAKRISGFCWDEVVRCSCSDNILEHIDENGRSICKNGCPLALTLGDGQVRKDHVFLHNKAGHRVPVEITVTPIKDVAGKIIGAVEVFREAAAAKVPADYLETLKQAALSDVLTGLPNRRFLEMKLRACQGEADRYNVPYGVLFVDIDDFKKVNDRHGHGVGDQVLQMVANNLSHNIRESDVAGRWGGEELVVILSHLDPDQLAAIAEKLRMLVESSYLLLEMERVQVTITIGATMALPGDGPEGVIRRADQLMYQGKKLKNCVRIG, from the coding sequence ATGGAATATTCTGTCGATTTTTTCAAGAACCTGCTCGATCAGATGCACGACGGGGTCTACTTCGTCGATCTGGGGCAGAGGATCATCTACTGGAACCAGGCCGCCAAGCGGATCAGCGGCTTTTGCTGGGACGAGGTGGTGCGCTGCTCCTGCTCGGACAATATTCTCGAGCACATCGATGAGAATGGCCGCTCGATCTGCAAGAACGGCTGCCCCCTGGCCCTGACCCTGGGGGACGGCCAGGTGCGCAAAGACCACGTCTTTCTGCACAACAAGGCGGGGCACCGCGTTCCGGTGGAGATCACCGTAACTCCCATCAAGGACGTTGCCGGGAAGATCATCGGTGCGGTGGAGGTCTTTCGCGAAGCCGCCGCCGCCAAGGTGCCGGCCGACTACCTGGAGACCCTCAAGCAGGCGGCGCTGAGCGATGTGCTCACCGGACTGCCCAATCGGCGGTTTCTGGAGATGAAGCTGCGCGCCTGCCAGGGGGAGGCGGATCGCTACAACGTCCCCTACGGGGTGCTTTTCGTCGACATCGACGACTTCAAGAAGGTCAACGACCGGCATGGGCACGGGGTCGGGGACCAGGTCCTGCAAATGGTCGCCAACAACCTGTCCCACAATATCCGTGAATCCGACGTCGCCGGGCGCTGGGGCGGCGAGGAGCTGGTGGTGATCCTCTCCCATCTGGACCCGGACCAACTGGCGGCCATCGCGGAAAAACTGCGAATGCTGGTGGAAAGCTCCTACCTGCTGCTGGAGATGGAAAGGGTCCAGGTCACCATTACCATCGGGGCGACCATGGCCCTGCCCGGCGATGGCCCGGAGGGGGTGATCCGCCGGGCCGACCAGCTGATGTATCAGGGGAAAAAACTCAAAAACTGCGTGCGCATTGGATAG
- a CDS encoding PAS domain S-box protein encodes MGDRSATSYEQWRRVGGAAGLFSGTWYGPAFLTLVFLGLLGSLLWLVSSREFEERQDSLHRNLAAAQKAIRLRLDAIRDFLDLLVVEMNEGRLSEENFRNRVSLFAGGNPELINVTFADRDFVIRWTAPYEPNKQVIGLSLSLPEPKRASRLARELKYPVYTRPFVVLQGLTAIEVYLPVYREGEFLGTFGGVMSLSGLLRRTLTPDLTLSYRACFTDMLGTPVGDCEARRDIDPRLSLAAPLHPSIGGLYLQLVQYRSGWGWGLKLLAFLSAGLALGMGGGMWALVRDIRLRRKAEAELSRNYNLLHAILEGTEDAVYAKDPAGRYQMINSAGARILGRPVESILGRTDEDLLPADVAAELKANDRRVLAGHKVEAFDELVPIDGSLRTYLTTKSAFRDGSGRLAGLVGVSRDITSRKQAEDELRESEEKYRLLFSSESDAIIIFDARTRNVVEANDAAARLYHWSPEEMVRLNVNDLTAEPETSRERIEEILAGRLRHIPLALHRKKDGGPFPVEIAAGTFRWKNRPMFAVILRDITERQKLSQMKDEMLSAVSHEMRTPLTAVLGFTEFLLEHEVPAEQRREYLEIMAKEGNRLKELIDNLLSLQRLRAGFGVAHYEPVPVLPLLHELAELFAPQSKIHRFGIDCPPELPPLPADPDKVRRALENLVSNAIKYSPQGGEVTLGARLEDHALVLWVRDQGQGIPAEMQERIFDRFFRVDNTDLRKVGGSGLGLPLVKEIAKAHGGGVGVTSRPGEGSTFFISFPLREICWFDEEATE; translated from the coding sequence ATGGGCGATAGATCAGCGACCTCCTACGAGCAGTGGCGCCGCGTCGGCGGCGCGGCGGGATTGTTTTCCGGAACCTGGTACGGTCCGGCGTTTCTGACCCTGGTTTTCCTGGGCCTGCTCGGCTCGCTGCTGTGGCTGGTCTCGTCGCGGGAGTTCGAAGAGCGCCAGGACAGCCTGCATCGCAACCTGGCCGCGGCCCAGAAGGCCATCCGTCTGCGCCTGGACGCGATCCGCGACTTTCTCGACCTGCTGGTCGTGGAGATGAACGAAGGGCGCCTCAGCGAGGAGAATTTCCGCAACCGGGTATCCCTGTTCGCCGGTGGCAACCCCGAGTTGATCAACGTCACTTTCGCCGATCGTGATTTCGTCATCCGTTGGACTGCTCCCTACGAGCCGAACAAGCAGGTCATCGGCCTCAGCCTCTCTCTGCCCGAACCCAAGCGGGCATCGCGCCTGGCCAGGGAGCTGAAGTACCCGGTCTACACCCGGCCCTTCGTGGTCCTGCAGGGCTTAACCGCCATCGAGGTCTACCTGCCGGTTTATCGGGAGGGCGAATTTCTCGGCACCTTCGGCGGGGTGATGTCCCTCTCGGGCCTGCTGCGCCGGACCCTGACGCCCGACCTGACCCTGAGTTACCGGGCCTGCTTCACCGACATGCTGGGGACTCCGGTAGGCGACTGCGAGGCGCGCCGCGATATCGACCCGCGCCTGTCCCTGGCCGCCCCCCTGCATCCCTCCATCGGCGGGCTGTACCTGCAACTGGTTCAGTACCGTTCGGGGTGGGGCTGGGGACTGAAGCTGCTGGCGTTTCTTTCGGCCGGGCTGGCTTTGGGAATGGGGGGCGGGATGTGGGCCCTGGTTCGGGACATCCGCCTGCGGCGCAAGGCCGAAGCGGAATTGAGCCGCAACTACAACCTGCTGCACGCCATCCTCGAGGGGACCGAGGACGCGGTCTATGCCAAGGACCCCGCGGGGCGCTACCAGATGATCAACTCCGCCGGGGCCAGGATTCTCGGGCGTCCCGTGGAGTCGATCCTGGGGCGAACCGACGAGGACCTGCTACCTGCCGACGTCGCCGCCGAGCTCAAGGCCAACGATCGCAGGGTCCTCGCCGGGCACAAAGTCGAGGCGTTTGACGAACTGGTCCCCATCGACGGGAGCCTGCGCACCTACCTGACCACCAAGAGCGCCTTTCGGGACGGCAGCGGCAGGCTGGCCGGCCTGGTCGGGGTCTCCCGGGACATTACCAGCCGCAAACAGGCGGAGGATGAGCTGCGGGAATCCGAAGAGAAGTACCGACTGCTGTTCTCCTCGGAATCGGACGCGATCATCATCTTCGACGCCCGGACCCGGAACGTGGTGGAGGCCAACGACGCGGCGGCCCGCCTTTACCACTGGAGCCCGGAGGAGATGGTCCGGCTCAATGTGAATGACCTGACCGCCGAGCCCGAAACCAGCCGCGAGCGGATCGAGGAGATTCTTGCCGGACGCCTGCGCCACATCCCCCTGGCCCTGCACCGGAAAAAAGATGGCGGCCCATTCCCGGTGGAGATCGCCGCTGGGACTTTCCGTTGGAAGAACCGCCCCATGTTCGCCGTCATCCTCCGCGACATAACCGAACGGCAGAAGCTCTCCCAGATGAAGGACGAGATGCTCTCGGCGGTGAGCCATGAAATGCGCACCCCGCTCACCGCCGTGCTCGGTTTCACCGAATTTCTCCTGGAGCACGAGGTCCCCGCGGAGCAGCGCCGGGAATACCTGGAAATCATGGCCAAGGAGGGCAACCGGCTCAAGGAGCTGATCGACAACCTGCTCAGCCTGCAGCGGCTGCGGGCCGGGTTCGGGGTGGCCCACTACGAGCCGGTGCCCGTGCTGCCTCTGCTGCATGAGCTCGCCGAGCTGTTTGCCCCCCAGAGCAAAATTCACCGTTTCGGGATCGACTGCCCCCCGGAGCTGCCGCCCCTGCCGGCCGACCCCGACAAGGTCCGGCGGGCCTTGGAGAACCTGGTTTCCAACGCCATCAAGTACTCGCCCCAGGGCGGCGAGGTGACCCTGGGGGCCCGGCTCGAAGACCATGCCCTGGTCCTCTGGGTGCGCGACCAGGGGCAGGGCATTCCTGCGGAGATGCAGGAGAGGATTTTCGACCGGTTTTTCCGCGTCGACAACACCGACCTGCGCAAGGTCGGCGGCTCGGGGCTGGGGCTGCCCCTGGTGAAGGAGATCGCCAAGGCCCACGGGGGAGGCGTCGGGGTGACCAGCCGGCCGGGGGAGGGGAGCACCTTCTTCATTTCTTTTCCCCTCAGGGAAATCTGCTGGTTCGACGAGGAGGCGACCGAGTAA
- a CDS encoding LbtU family siderophore porin → MFNRVSLALLAAILLIPAMALAHGNDGQPAGEQGGVVAAPAASTDSTVEKRMSELEARQAELYHTLAEKKTAGLASQISERLTISGLIEVEAVAEDVKFRGGGSEGASDLTLATAQLGFDAKLTEAISGNLIFLFEEDGDEDIEVDEAAISFNHGPWNARVGRQYVPFGVFNSHFISDPLTLELGESRETALLAGWGNGVFGLSAFAFNGDAEKQGEEDHLRDWGASLVLTPVEGLELGASYLSDLADTDAELLGGVDYRRRVGGWSAFAVANAGPFELSGEILGAVRSFAAGDLDVDGDGSGDKPLAWNLELAWYALEALEFAARVEGSDEFADQPELQYGVGASWGVWENTSLSLEYLRGEFDPDFSSPDDAGRMADRRHLVTAQLAYEF, encoded by the coding sequence ATGTTCAATCGAGTTTCTTTAGCGCTTCTGGCGGCCATCCTGCTGATCCCGGCAATGGCGTTGGCCCATGGCAATGACGGCCAACCTGCCGGGGAGCAGGGGGGCGTTGTCGCCGCTCCGGCGGCATCCACGGATTCAACCGTCGAGAAGCGGATGAGCGAGCTGGAAGCCCGTCAGGCAGAGCTTTACCACACCCTGGCGGAAAAGAAGACCGCGGGGTTGGCCTCGCAGATCAGCGAGCGCCTGACCATCTCGGGGCTCATCGAGGTGGAGGCTGTCGCCGAGGATGTGAAGTTTCGCGGCGGCGGCTCGGAAGGGGCCAGCGACCTGACCCTGGCTACCGCCCAGCTGGGTTTCGACGCCAAGCTCACCGAAGCGATCAGCGGCAACCTGATCTTCCTGTTCGAGGAAGACGGGGACGAGGACATCGAGGTGGACGAGGCGGCCATCAGCTTCAACCACGGCCCCTGGAACGCCCGGGTGGGGCGCCAGTACGTCCCCTTCGGAGTGTTCAACAGCCATTTCATCAGCGACCCCTTGACCCTCGAGCTGGGTGAAAGCCGCGAAACGGCCCTGCTGGCCGGCTGGGGGAACGGGGTGTTCGGGCTTTCGGCCTTCGCCTTCAACGGCGATGCGGAAAAACAGGGCGAGGAGGACCACCTGCGCGACTGGGGAGCGTCCCTGGTGCTTACCCCCGTCGAGGGGCTGGAGCTGGGCGCCAGCTATCTCTCCGACCTGGCCGACACCGATGCCGAGCTGCTCGGCGGGGTCGATTACCGGCGCCGGGTCGGCGGCTGGAGCGCCTTCGCGGTGGCCAATGCGGGCCCTTTCGAGCTCTCGGGGGAGATCCTGGGGGCGGTGCGCTCCTTCGCTGCCGGGGACCTCGACGTTGACGGAGACGGCTCGGGTGACAAGCCGCTGGCCTGGAACCTGGAACTCGCCTGGTACGCCCTGGAGGCTCTGGAGTTCGCGGCCCGCGTGGAAGGGAGCGACGAATTCGCCGACCAGCCCGAGCTGCAGTACGGGGTCGGCGCTTCCTGGGGCGTGTGGGAGAACACCAGCCTGTCCCTGGAATACCTGAGGGGCGAGTTCGATCCCGACTTTTCCTCCCCGGACGATGCCGGGCGCATGGCCGACCGTCGTCACCTGGTCACCGCCCAGCTTGCCTACGAGTTCTGA
- a CDS encoding FeoB-associated Cys-rich membrane protein, with product MALADFIWMAAILAGAGYLLYRSFWKKKGCSSCSGCGCHKH from the coding sequence ATGGCACTTGCCGATTTCATCTGGATGGCGGCGATCCTGGCCGGTGCCGGGTATCTGCTCTACCGCTCCTTCTGGAAGAAGAAGGGGTGCAGCAGCTGCAGCGGTTGCGGTTGCCATAAACATTGA
- the feoB gene encoding ferrous iron transport protein B, which yields MAQEAKKMAGAGAPGDKKAHLQPVAQPVITVAVAGNPNAGKSTLINAIAGTRLHVGNWPGVTVEKKEATFEFAGRKIRLVDLPGTYSLSPYTQEEIIARDYLVSERPDLIVNVVDSTNLERNLYLTVQLLELGIPVVMALNVFDEAEAKGYRFDILKMEQMLGLTIVPTAATRKTGLDDLLKTVLETAAAKGEVAPARLNYGPDIEAAVETSVAALSEKHPELIKRYPSRWLALKLMEGDAEVRKEVNLGPDALPEEALSHLRQAHGEDIEALMADARYGLASGLTREVLRKPDIRKAELTEKIDRVVLNRFLGIPIFLTAMWLVFKLTFDLSTPFADWLDAMIAGPFARWTAAGLGAIGAPDWTVSLALDGVISGVGFVLVFVPVIFAMMFFITFLEGSGYMARAAFVMDRAMHAIGLHGKSFIPMLLSFGCNVPGIYATRTLENPRDKALTALLLPLMSCGARLPVYVLFAGVFFGAAAGSVIWSLYVLGIVLAILMGILFKRTLFRGESPMFIMELPPYRMPSLRSLCLHTWEKGKHFLIKAGTYILAVSVFVWFALNLPWGVESKRDSYLGQTGALIAPIFEPLGFGNWEAASSLLTGVIAKEIVVGTMGEIYAPDAIEQEAQLELAPTLGEDLKEMVTSFFGAFGDAAANVAGTFGVSSLAAEDEGDTPLKQSVAGAFTPLSAFAFMAFVLLYMPCVVVAIAMRQEFGSWKWFGVAFAYQSALAWGVALIIYQGGRLLGLGV from the coding sequence ATGGCTCAGGAAGCGAAGAAGATGGCCGGGGCGGGCGCTCCGGGGGACAAGAAGGCGCACCTGCAGCCGGTTGCGCAGCCGGTGATCACGGTGGCGGTGGCGGGCAACCCCAACGCGGGCAAATCGACCCTGATCAACGCCATCGCCGGGACCCGCCTGCACGTGGGCAACTGGCCCGGGGTGACCGTCGAGAAAAAGGAAGCCACCTTTGAGTTCGCCGGGCGCAAAATCCGCTTGGTGGACCTGCCGGGGACCTATTCGCTTTCGCCCTACACCCAGGAGGAGATCATCGCCCGGGACTACCTGGTGAGCGAGCGTCCCGACCTGATCGTCAACGTGGTCGACTCCACCAACCTCGAGCGCAACCTCTACCTGACCGTGCAGCTGCTGGAGCTGGGCATCCCGGTGGTCATGGCCCTCAATGTCTTCGACGAGGCCGAGGCCAAGGGGTATCGCTTCGACATCCTGAAAATGGAGCAGATGCTCGGCCTGACCATCGTGCCGACCGCCGCCACCCGCAAGACCGGCCTGGACGACCTGCTGAAAACCGTCCTGGAAACCGCCGCCGCCAAGGGCGAGGTCGCTCCGGCCAGGCTCAACTACGGTCCGGACATCGAGGCCGCGGTGGAAACTTCCGTCGCCGCCCTCTCCGAGAAACACCCCGAGCTGATCAAGCGCTATCCGAGCCGCTGGCTGGCGCTGAAGCTCATGGAAGGGGACGCCGAGGTGCGCAAGGAGGTCAACCTGGGGCCGGACGCCCTTCCCGAGGAGGCGCTGAGCCACCTGCGCCAAGCCCACGGCGAGGACATCGAGGCGCTGATGGCCGACGCCCGCTACGGTTTGGCCTCCGGGCTGACCCGGGAGGTGCTGCGCAAGCCGGACATCCGCAAGGCCGAGCTGACCGAAAAGATCGACCGCGTCGTGCTCAACCGCTTTCTGGGCATCCCCATTTTCCTCACCGCCATGTGGCTGGTGTTCAAGCTGACTTTCGATCTCTCCACGCCCTTCGCCGACTGGCTCGACGCCATGATCGCCGGGCCCTTCGCCCGCTGGACCGCCGCCGGGCTGGGGGCGATCGGGGCGCCGGACTGGACGGTCTCGCTGGCCCTCGACGGGGTGATCTCCGGGGTCGGCTTCGTGCTGGTGTTCGTCCCGGTCATCTTTGCCATGATGTTCTTCATCACCTTCCTCGAAGGCAGCGGCTACATGGCCCGGGCGGCCTTCGTCATGGACCGCGCCATGCACGCCATCGGCCTGCACGGCAAATCCTTCATTCCCATGCTGCTGAGCTTCGGTTGCAACGTGCCGGGGATCTACGCCACCCGCACCCTGGAGAACCCGCGGGACAAGGCCCTGACCGCCCTGCTGCTGCCGCTGATGTCCTGTGGGGCACGGCTGCCGGTCTACGTGCTGTTCGCGGGGGTCTTTTTCGGCGCCGCCGCCGGCAGCGTCATCTGGTCGCTCTACGTGCTGGGGATCGTGCTGGCCATTCTCATGGGGATCCTTTTCAAGAGGACCCTGTTCCGGGGCGAATCGCCCATGTTCATCATGGAGCTGCCCCCCTACCGCATGCCTTCCCTGCGCAGCCTCTGTCTGCACACCTGGGAGAAGGGGAAGCACTTCCTGATCAAGGCCGGTACCTACATCCTGGCGGTATCCGTCTTCGTCTGGTTCGCGCTCAACCTCCCCTGGGGGGTGGAGAGCAAGCGCGACTCCTACCTCGGCCAGACCGGGGCCCTGATCGCGCCGATCTTCGAGCCCCTCGGCTTCGGCAACTGGGAGGCGGCCTCCTCCCTGCTCACCGGGGTCATCGCCAAGGAGATCGTGGTGGGGACCATGGGCGAGATCTACGCTCCCGACGCCATCGAGCAGGAGGCGCAGCTGGAGCTCGCTCCCACCCTGGGCGAGGACCTGAAGGAAATGGTCACCTCCTTCTTCGGCGCCTTCGGTGACGCCGCCGCCAATGTCGCCGGCACCTTCGGCGTCTCGAGCCTGGCGGCCGAGGATGAAGGGGACACGCCGCTGAAGCAGTCCGTGGCCGGGGCCTTCACGCCGCTTTCCGCCTTCGCCTTTATGGCCTTCGTCCTGCTCTACATGCCCTGCGTGGTGGTGGCCATCGCCATGCGCCAGGAGTTCGGCTCCTGGAAATGGTTCGGGGTGGCCTTCGCCTATCAGAGCGCCCTCGCCTGGGGGGTGGCCCTGATCATCTACCAGGGCGGCCGGCTGCTCGGCCTGGGGGTGTGA
- a CDS encoding FeoA family protein, whose amino-acid sequence MNLAKLKPGEQGKITAIGSIGPMKRRLMDMGVLVGERVRVLKVAPLGDPIEVSVKNYNLSLRKKEAEGISVEVQ is encoded by the coding sequence ATGAATCTGGCGAAGCTCAAGCCCGGGGAGCAGGGGAAGATCACCGCGATCGGCTCGATCGGCCCGATGAAGCGGCGGCTTATGGATATGGGGGTGCTGGTCGGCGAGCGGGTGAGGGTCCTCAAGGTCGCCCCGCTGGGCGATCCCATTGAAGTGTCGGTGAAGAATTACAACCTTTCGCTGCGCAAGAAGGAAGCGGAAGGGATCAGCGTGGAGGTGCAGTAA
- a CDS encoding FeoA family protein — MQIMMPLGLLSPGDQGEIVEIRFAQNAQRCAGSGEQGKSEVRVEDMGLRIGKSVEMLNNGSGPILLRVDESRIALARGLAMKIMVRRQG; from the coding sequence ATGCAGATCATGATGCCCCTCGGATTATTGAGCCCTGGCGACCAGGGAGAAATCGTCGAGATCAGGTTCGCTCAGAATGCCCAGCGCTGCGCCGGTTCCGGCGAGCAGGGCAAGAGCGAGGTGCGGGTGGAGGACATGGGGCTGCGGATCGGCAAATCCGTGGAGATGTTGAACAACGGCAGCGGCCCCATCCTGTTGCGGGTGGATGAGTCGCGGATTGCCCTGGCCCGCGGGCTGGCAATGAAAATCATGGTGAGGAGGCAAGGATGA
- a CDS encoding TVP38/TMEM64 family protein: MTTHKMPHPAGSKLKLILPVAAVVALLAAARYFQVQELLKTALDWIAGLGAWGYLIFLLIYVLACVAFIPGAILTLGAGAIYGVVQGSILVSCSATLGATAAFLVGRYFARDLVARRIEGNPRFKAIDDAVGREGWKIVGLTRLSPVFPFNLLNYAYGLTKVSLRDYFFASWIGMIPGTIMYVYIGSLAGSLARLGAEGRARTPGEWALYLVGLVATVVVTIFVTRIAKKALEQKVEK, translated from the coding sequence ATGACGACCCACAAGATGCCCCATCCGGCGGGATCGAAGCTCAAACTGATCCTCCCCGTCGCGGCGGTGGTGGCGCTGCTCGCCGCCGCCCGCTATTTCCAGGTGCAGGAGCTGCTGAAAACCGCCCTCGACTGGATCGCCGGCCTCGGCGCCTGGGGCTACCTGATTTTCCTGCTGATCTACGTGCTGGCCTGCGTCGCCTTCATCCCCGGCGCCATCCTCACCCTTGGCGCGGGGGCGATCTACGGCGTGGTCCAGGGTTCGATCCTGGTCTCGTGTTCCGCCACCCTCGGCGCGACGGCGGCCTTTCTGGTCGGCCGCTACTTCGCCCGCGACCTGGTGGCGCGCAGAATCGAGGGGAACCCCAGGTTCAAGGCCATCGACGACGCGGTGGGCCGCGAGGGGTGGAAGATCGTCGGGCTGACCCGGCTCTCGCCGGTCTTCCCCTTCAATCTGCTCAACTACGCCTACGGGCTGACCAAGGTGTCGCTGCGCGACTACTTCTTCGCCTCCTGGATCGGCATGATCCCCGGCACCATCATGTACGTCTACATCGGCTCGCTGGCCGGCAGCCTGGCCCGCCTGGGCGCCGAGGGCCGGGCCCGCACCCCGGGCGAATGGGCCCTGTACCTGGTCGGGCTGGTCGCCACCGTGGTGGTCACCATCTTCGTCACCCGCATCGCCAAGAAGGCGCTGGAGCAGAAGGTGGAAAAATGA